The Emcibacteraceae bacterium genome window below encodes:
- a CDS encoding FAD/NAD(P)-binding protein, producing MKKDITRRDFLNGTQIAIGATIMTPWIVSCGVEPNAKSTDNGFTLSKDYYPPAKNGLRGSHDGSWETMHARVMGEDWQTDIIDDEYDLVIVGGGISGLSSAYFYRQKHPDAKILILDNHDDFGGHAKRNEFKHGDNTRISYGGTEAIDTPSSYPQVALDLLKDIGIDLDKFYTAFKQDLYPSKGLGFSIVFDKENFGETKHVTGYGQKSWEEFAAEAPLTDKARADFIRVQTAEVDYLEGTPVEEKFKILKKTGYSSFLRDYVKVDEQVINIYQHWGMSFWCVDMEEVPTTSVQYYDGGIPGVDYTLPIHTGRGDDPYIFHFPDGNASVARLLVRKLIPEAMPGTTMEDVVTTKADYSKLDRNDQNVNIRLNSTVVHAVNTEDGKAVEVTYVRDEVPHKVRGKKCIMACYNMAIPFICPEMSEKQKENLAFNVKVPLVYTKVLINNWQPFIKMKTSFVYFTGGFYKQAELDYPVSIGDYKCSESPDEPIIVHMCHVPLFTDIKGPEQWREGRRQILTTTFEEFEGHVKEQLTQAFGEVGFDADRDIEAITVNRWPHGYAYSNDLLWGEEFAEEDKPWVIGRQPFGNIHIANSDSDANATTKAAIKEAHRAVKEILA from the coding sequence ATGAAAAAAGACATCACCCGCCGGGATTTTTTAAACGGAACACAAATTGCCATTGGCGCAACAATTATGACCCCATGGATCGTATCATGCGGCGTTGAACCAAATGCAAAATCGACAGATAATGGATTTACATTAAGCAAAGATTATTATCCGCCTGCCAAGAACGGTCTGCGTGGCAGCCATGATGGCTCATGGGAAACTATGCATGCGCGCGTAATGGGTGAAGACTGGCAAACCGATATCATTGATGATGAATATGATCTGGTAATTGTAGGCGGCGGGATCAGCGGCCTATCATCGGCTTATTTTTATCGTCAGAAACACCCCGATGCCAAAATTCTTATCCTCGATAACCATGACGATTTTGGCGGTCATGCCAAACGTAATGAATTTAAGCATGGTGACAATACCCGCATCAGCTATGGCGGCACAGAAGCCATTGACACACCATCTTCCTACCCACAGGTGGCACTTGATCTTTTAAAGGATATCGGCATTGATCTGGATAAATTCTACACCGCCTTCAAACAGGATCTTTATCCGTCCAAAGGGCTTGGTTTTTCAATCGTGTTTGATAAAGAAAATTTTGGCGAAACAAAACATGTGACCGGTTACGGTCAGAAATCATGGGAAGAATTCGCGGCCGAAGCACCACTGACGGACAAAGCAAGAGCGGATTTCATCCGCGTCCAGACGGCTGAAGTCGATTATCTTGAAGGAACACCGGTTGAGGAAAAATTCAAAATCCTTAAGAAAACAGGATATTCAAGCTTCCTTCGTGATTATGTGAAGGTTGATGAACAGGTCATCAACATTTATCAGCATTGGGGGATGAGCTTCTGGTGTGTTGATATGGAAGAAGTTCCAACAACATCCGTTCAATATTATGATGGCGGTATTCCTGGTGTTGATTATACATTGCCAATCCATACCGGTCGTGGGGATGATCCCTATATTTTCCATTTTCCCGATGGCAATGCCTCTGTTGCGCGTCTCTTGGTTCGAAAACTGATACCTGAAGCAATGCCGGGTACAACCATGGAAGATGTCGTGACCACGAAAGCCGATTATTCGAAACTTGACCGCAATGATCAAAATGTCAATATCCGCTTAAACAGCACTGTCGTTCACGCGGTTAATACAGAAGATGGAAAAGCCGTAGAAGTAACCTATGTGCGTGATGAAGTACCTCATAAGGTTCGCGGCAAAAAATGTATCATGGCCTGCTATAATATGGCCATTCCTTTTATCTGTCCTGAAATGTCTGAAAAACAAAAGGAAAATCTGGCCTTTAATGTGAAAGTTCCGCTCGTTTATACCAAAGTGCTGATTAATAACTGGCAGCCGTTTATCAAAATGAAAACCAGCTTCGTTTATTTTACCGGCGGTTTTTATAAACAGGCCGAGCTGGATTACCCAGTCTCCATTGGCGATTATAAATGTTCTGAATCCCCTGATGAGCCGATTATCGTCCATATGTGTCATGTGCCCTTATTTACCGATATAAAAGGCCCGGAACAATGGCGCGAAGGACGCCGGCAAATCCTGACAACCACCTTTGAAGAATTTGAAGGCCACGTCAAAGAACAGCTTACACAGGCTTTCGGCGAAGTCGGTTTTGATGCTGACCGCGATATTGAGGCTATTACCGTCAACCGTTGGCCGCATGGGTATGCCTATAGCAATGACCTGCTCTGGGGTGAGGAATTCGCAGAAGAGGATAAACCATGGGTTATTGGCCGTCAGCCATTTGGCAATATTCACATTGCCAACTCAGATTCTGATGCCAATGCAACAACAAAAGCAGCCATCAAAGAAGCCCACCGTGCAGTGAAGGAAATTCTGGCCTGA